A stretch of the Rhodospirillaceae bacterium genome encodes the following:
- a CDS encoding acyl-CoA/acyl-ACP dehydrogenase, which translates to MDFAISEEQRQILDTVDRLIDRHLPPEAVRQHDREHAPPYHVLPALGEAGLLAMPFPAENGGLDAPWESVVLVQERLGYHAFMAASLYNRAIGFGGMSLLVYGSEAQRERYLPEIMAGRAFFALALTESSAGSDAASIVTRARRRGNGWTITGRKTWISDAAAAAAMVVACRTGSPDSGADGISMFLVPPGTTGVQMTPLDKVGNNCLPCFDIGFEEVDVPGDALMGEENHGFHHLMATLHYARAGMAASVTGAAQAAVDIALSHAGERQQFGRPIGGFQVIQHRLVDMQMRVDQARLLAWQLGWLIGEGRSCRREASQAKIAATETLQFVTDHGMQILASAGYAAESDMQRLWRDARLYSFGEGSNEIQRNIIAKELGL; encoded by the coding sequence ATGGACTTCGCCATCAGCGAGGAGCAACGACAGATTCTCGACACCGTCGATCGGTTGATCGACCGGCATCTGCCGCCGGAGGCCGTTCGGCAGCACGATCGAGAGCACGCGCCGCCCTATCACGTGCTGCCGGCCTTGGGTGAGGCGGGCCTGCTGGCGATGCCGTTTCCGGCGGAGAATGGCGGACTGGATGCCCCCTGGGAATCGGTGGTGCTGGTGCAAGAGCGCCTCGGCTATCACGCTTTCATGGCGGCCTCCCTGTACAACCGCGCCATCGGTTTCGGCGGCATGTCGCTCCTGGTCTACGGTAGCGAGGCACAGAGGGAACGGTATCTCCCGGAAATCATGGCCGGACGGGCCTTCTTCGCCCTTGCCTTGACAGAATCGTCAGCGGGTTCGGATGCCGCGTCCATCGTGACGCGGGCGCGGCGGCGCGGGAACGGATGGACAATCACCGGCCGCAAGACCTGGATCAGCGACGCTGCAGCGGCGGCGGCCATGGTCGTCGCCTGTCGGACCGGTTCTCCTGACAGCGGCGCCGACGGAATTTCGATGTTCCTGGTGCCGCCGGGCACGACCGGTGTCCAAATGACTCCTCTCGACAAGGTCGGAAACAACTGCCTGCCATGCTTCGACATCGGCTTTGAAGAGGTCGACGTGCCCGGAGATGCGCTCATGGGCGAAGAAAACCATGGATTTCATCATCTGATGGCGACATTGCATTACGCCCGCGCCGGGATGGCCGCGAGCGTCACCGGCGCCGCCCAGGCGGCCGTTGACATCGCCCTTTCCCACGCCGGCGAACGCCAACAGTTCGGCAGACCGATCGGCGGCTTCCAAGTGATTCAGCACCGCCTTGTCGACATGCAAATGCGGGTGGACCAGGCGCGCCTGCTTGCCTGGCAGCTGGGGTGGCTGATCGGCGAAGGCCGTTCCTGCCGGCGCGAGGCGTCCCAGGCCAAGATCGCCGCGACGGAGACCCTGCAGTTCGTCACCGATCACGGCATGCAGATCCTGGCCAGCGCCGGTTACGCGGCGGAAAGCGACATGCAGCGATTGTGGCGCGATGCGCGTCTATATTCCTTTGGCGAGGGCAGCAACGAGATCCAGCGGAACATTATCGCAAAGGAACTCGGGCTTTGA
- a CDS encoding amidohydrolase family protein, giving the protein MNTAPPSSDIQAIDAVVNLWTEEALSHRPDWRDGFFKGKIGVDETTAAGITLDEMLRRMDAAAIEKAFLVATKVGPLGPPACYHLPYSLVADAVRRHPDRFYGLAGIDPTQGMKGVRELQAAVEDLGFIGAHSYPHWFEIPPDGAQYYPFYAKCVELDIPIQLQVGQSLVYAPDYPRRSVGRPITFDTVACHFPELRLIGIHLGVPWIDEMIAMAWKHANVFIGTDAHSPKYWPPQFIQYANTYGREKVIFGTDFPVLDFERTRSEIDALNLRSEAKRLLLRDNVRRIYKLD; this is encoded by the coding sequence TTGAACACCGCCCCGCCGAGCAGCGACATCCAGGCGATCGACGCGGTCGTCAACCTGTGGACCGAAGAGGCTCTCAGTCATCGACCGGACTGGCGCGACGGCTTCTTCAAGGGAAAGATCGGGGTTGACGAGACGACAGCCGCGGGCATCACTCTGGACGAGATGCTGCGGCGCATGGATGCGGCCGCCATCGAGAAGGCTTTTCTGGTTGCCACAAAGGTCGGGCCGCTGGGGCCGCCGGCCTGTTATCACCTGCCCTATTCTCTCGTCGCGGATGCGGTCCGCCGGCATCCGGACCGCTTCTACGGTCTTGCCGGCATCGACCCAACGCAGGGCATGAAGGGCGTGCGCGAGCTTCAGGCGGCGGTGGAGGATCTGGGGTTCATCGGCGCCCACTCCTACCCGCACTGGTTCGAAATCCCACCCGACGGGGCGCAGTACTATCCATTCTACGCCAAGTGCGTGGAACTGGATATTCCGATCCAGCTCCAGGTCGGCCAGTCGCTCGTGTACGCGCCCGACTACCCGCGCCGCAGCGTGGGCCGTCCCATCACCTTCGATACTGTGGCCTGCCACTTTCCCGAACTCAGGCTCATCGGCATCCATCTCGGCGTGCCGTGGATCGACGAGATGATCGCCATGGCCTGGAAGCACGCAAACGTCTTCATCGGTACGGATGCTCACAGCCCGAAATACTGGCCGCCGCAGTTCATTCAGTACGCCAATACCTACGGCCGCGAAAAAGTGATCTTCGGCACCGATTTTCCGGTGCTCGATTTTGAGCGTACCCGCAGCGAGATCGACGCCCTGAACCTGCGGTCCGAGGCGAAACGCCTGCTCCTGCGCGATAACGTGCGCAGGATCTACAAGCTCGATTGA